Proteins found in one Melospiza melodia melodia isolate bMelMel2 chromosome 13, bMelMel2.pri, whole genome shotgun sequence genomic segment:
- the LOC134424103 gene encoding monocarboxylate transporter 1-like, translating to MPPIGGPAGYTPPEGGWGWAVVVGAFISIGFSYAFPKSITVFFKEIEVIFNASSSKVSWISSIMLAVMYAGGPISSILVNKYGSRPIILVGGCLSGLGLTAASFCNTVEGLYFCIGVIGGLGLAFNLNPALTMIGKYFFKRRPLANGLAMAGSPVFLSTLAPLNQFFFGIFGWRGSFLILGSLLLNCCVAGSLMRPIGPKPVQKKETNKEAQQEDGKAGKKDDGDTSTDLTDGKAKQEKGSVFKTINKFLDLTLFKHRGFLLYLSGNVIMFFGLFAPLVFLSNYAKSKKIPSDSAAFLLSILAFVDMFARPSMGLVANTKWVRPRIQYFFAIAIIYNGVCHILLPMSPNYTGFCIYAGFFGYAFGWLSSVLFETLMDLVGAQRFSSAVGLVTIVECCPVLLGPPVLGKLNDMYGDYKYTYWACGVVLIIAGTYLFIGMGINYRLVAKEEKAKKERMEDETNTDEAGKKKEEKADAASSPQKNVKEQESRM from the exons ATGCCCCCCATCGGAGGCCCTGCAGGCTACACTCCTCCTGAAGGAGGATGGGGATGGGCTGTGGTCGTCGGAGCCTTCATTTCCATTGGCTTTTCCTATGCCTTCCCCAAATCTATCACAGTGTTCTTCAAAGAAATTGAGGTCATCTTCAATGCCTCCAGCAGCAAAGTGTCCTGGATCTCCTCCATCATGCTGGCTGTTATGTATGCAGGAG GTCCCATCAGCAGCATCCTGGTGAACAAGTACGGCAGCCGGCCCATCATACTGGTAGGCGGCTGCCTCTCCGGCTTAGGGCTGACCGCAGCCTCCTTCTGCAACACGGTGGAGGGGCTCTACTTCTGTATTGGGGTCATAGGGG GTCTTGGACTTGCCTTCAACCTGAACCCTGCCTTAACCATGATTGGCAAGTACTTCTTTAAGAGGCGTCCACTGGCCAATGGGCtggcaatggcaggcagcccTGTCTTCCTCTCTACCCTGGCACCCCTCAACCAGTTCTTCTTTGGCATATTTGGCTGGCGTGGCAGCTTCCTCATCCTGGGTAGCCTCCTGCTGAACTGCTGCGTGGCTGGATCCCTGATGCGGCCCATAGGTCCCAAGCCAGTTCAGAAGAAAGAGACCAATAAGGAAgcacagcaggaggatgggaaagCGGGGAAAAAGGATGATGGTGACACCAGCACAGACCTCACTGATGGAAAGGCCAAGCAAGAGAAGGGCTCAGTCTTCAAGACAATCAACAAATTCTTGGACCTGACTCTATTCAAACACAGGGGCTTCCTGCTCTATCTGTCAGGCAATGTAATAATGTTCTTCGGGTTGTTTGCTCCCTTGGTCTTCCTCAGCAATTATGCAAAGAGCAAGAAGATTCCTAGTGACTCGGCAGCCTTCCTGCTCTCCATACTGGCCTTTGTGGACATGTTTGCCAGACCTTCCATGGGACTGGTGGCAAACACCAAGTGGGTCAGACCCCGCATCCAATatttctttgccattgctatTATTTACAATGGTGTTTGCCACATCTtgctccccatgtcccccaaCTATACTGGCTTCTGCATTTATGCTGGCTTCTTTGGCTACGCCTTTGGCTGGCTGAGCTCGGTTCTCTTTGAGACCCTGATGGACCTGGTGGGAGCTCAGCGGTTCTCCAGTGCTGTTGGCCTGGTGACCATCGTGGAGTGCTGCCCTGTTCTTCTGGGACCCCCTGTGCTAG GGAAACTCAATGACATGTATGGTGACTACAAGTACACATACTGGGCCTGTGGGGTTGTCCTGATCATCGCCGGGACCTACCTCTTCATCGGGATGGGCATCAACTATCGCCTGGTGGCCAAGGAGGAGAAAGCGAAGAAGGAAAGGATGGAGGATGAGACCAACACTGATGAGGCtgggaagaagaaagaggaaaaagctgATGCAGCCTCCTCACCTCAGAAGAATGTCAAAGAGCAGGAGAGCCGCATGTGA